A segment of the Trifolium pratense cultivar HEN17-A07 linkage group LG7, ARS_RC_1.1, whole genome shotgun sequence genome:
ATGAAGTTATTTCCTTTTAATCCATATGACTGCCCTTGCTTTTGGCATATTGCATTTGTTGTTTATGGTACTTGCAAAAGATTTCTGAATGTGATTGCATAATATAATTGAGGCTAAATTACTCTTTTGGttccttaatttattttaagtttcactttgatcctttaagtttttgtttgttttattttagtctCTTAAATTACAAACATACGTATTTGATACTTGAAATTTTTTCGTTTCATTTTAGTCCCACAACTTATGAATGTTtgacactttgatcctttaaattaaaaaatttagacaATTTAGTCCTCTACTATAGACCAAAATATTCAAGATTTATAACTTTAAGGACCATAAtgcaatgaattttttttaagggactaaATTAGGCAACGTTTATATTTACATTTaagagaaacaaaataaaaccaaaaaaataataatttaagggATCAAAGTGAAATTTAAGATTAACTAATTAAgtgacaaaaatataatttaacctataatataaattttagattatatatatcTAGTAAGGAGTCACACTAATATATCTAGTAAGTTTgtgtaattatattaaaatatcatgggtattttagtaatttcCAGTTATTTTGGGGTGGACCATGGCCCAGCCAGGCCACCCCTAGCTCCGCTACCGTGTAATATGTAGAGACAATTTTAGTCACtatgttatttgataaaaatatgaaaagaaaaagttgtTATCATTTGtagttattaatatttttttcttttcttttttttgttgaatcattattatgtttgatttattggatatattttatttaagagTCATCTTTTGAATTATTTCATAAGATTAactagtttgttattttttgataaaaaaaaaaaaaaaaaactagtttgttagtattttttttaacaaatttgttATCACTAATTATCTTATAATCCCTATAAATAGGTTTATTAGCCGATTGACTTAATACGTCATCACAATCCCTCAGtttctaatatattttaaaattcctGGAAAAATATGTCATACGCATACCTCTTCAAATACATAATAATAGGCGACAGCGGAGTCGGAAAATCATGTCTCTTATTTCAATTCACAGACAACCGCTTTCAACCTGTCCACGACATAACAATAGGTGTCGAATACGGTGTCAGAACAATCACCGTCGATAATACACCAATCAAGTTACGAATATGGGACACCGCGGGTCAAGAATTATTCAGATCAATAATAAGATCATATTATAGAGGAGCAGCATGTGCATTGCTAGTTTATGATATAACAAGGAGAGAAACATTTAATCACTTGGCTTCTTGGTTAGAAGATGCAAGACAACAGGCAAATTCAAATATGGTCATTATGTTAATCGGAAACAAGTCTGATCTTGCTAAGAAACGCCAAGTAAGTACCGAAGAAGGAGAGAGGTTCGCGAAGGAGAACGGTTTGATCTTTATGGAAGTTTCGGCGAAAAGTGGTGAGAAAGTTGAAGAGGCGTTTGTAAAAAGTGCTAGaagtatatataaaaagatTGAAGATGGAGATTTTAATGTGTTGGATGAAACTCATGGAATACAAATTGGATATGGTCGATCATATGTTGGTAAAAATCAAAAGCTTCCAACTCCTACTTTGGGTGgaagaagaagctgctgcactTGAAGTAGTGATCAACATGCATATTGCAACAACCTATGTTTTTCAATAGTTCTTTCattatgttaatatttttctcttcagtcattatttttagagttttttaattaaatttttaacctATTTTTATTGTTTGACTTATTGAATTAACCAGGTGTTTATTgagtgtattattattattattattattattattattggtctTAGATGAAATGAAGTGATAATCcattgaaattaaactcacataattgtgagatcccaGGTTCGAACACGGTTcacctaacaatttcggcattttggCCCACGGATAATTTTGGTTTTTGCCACGACAATATAAAGCGTGGTAACAAAATAGTTGCCACCGAAGGTGTATATGAGAAGAGATAGCGGTCCCGAAAGTGTTTATGAGAAAAGAGAGCGGTGGCGGATTGACTTGTTGGAAATTGAGATCAGAATTTGGCGGAAGATGAAAAATGTTGAGAGAATTGACAGAAAAAGTCGAGGTTTAGAAATTAAGAgaagaaatttggaaaaaacTCAGAGTAAGAAATTGGGGAAGAATGAAAATACAAATCGCGCGTATTCTTTCTCGAAAGAGATAGATTAATTTATCCACGGTTAAAATCGTGgcaaacatatataatttaaattaaaatgagatTATTTTAGCGACGTTTCTAACCTtgacaaacatatatatttagtcaataatttttttaatagaacaAATGATTGCATAAAAGTAGAGACAAAATAGATGATTGCACACataaaagattataaaaaaaaaaaaaaacaaattataaaaaatttagtcaaCAAAAATTTGAACCAATAGTTTGCTTATAACACAATATCCTTATATTCCTCCTCCAAACCAACAAACCACCTTATGACTCCTCTTTATGCTAATTAGCATTTGCCTTATGCAAGTACTTTGTCTaaaattttttgtcaaaaaaaaagtactttgtttaaatttaaatcaaataaaaaattatggattaaatattaaagaaaataaacGTTTTATTTGATTGGGTAGAGTGCATATTGTAGGACAGAGTTATGCCAATTACCACATGATGAGGTTCACCCATATAAAATGTGacaacttgttttatttttaaccaACAAAATGTGTCCAACAGCAAaacttcaaaacaaaacattaaataaaaacaaaaatgtattgCTTTGGCCGGTaattaacatatttaattgtAGATACATGCATCAAGCTTAaacatcaattgatataatCATAACCACATACCCATTTTAACTTATATCATCTTCCACACATATTTATTAGCATTTCTCTTTTACAGTATCAAATTTCAATGGCACAAGCAACTAAAAGGTATAGTACAATTTTCCGTAGCCTTTTTTTCCTTCAAGCTAGTTTAACTTACATATATACTCTCTCCCGTTTtctattataagaaaaaaaattattttgtaggtccattaaataacaaatatatttggtctatatttaTTAGATTAATTTATAAcggatgtatttggtctataatacatctgttattcaataaatctaaaaagtaatttttttcttagttCTAGAGGGATATCTACAATTAACTGCAACACAAGATTCATCATAAAATCACCTTGTTAATCTTGTTTGTAGGTATGCAGTTGTTACAGGAGCAAACAAAGGAATAGGATTTGCAATATGCAAACAATTGGCTTCTAAAGGGATCACTGTTGTGCTTACTGCAAGAGATCAAAACAGAGGTCTTGAAGCTGTTCAGAAATTGAAACAGCTTTCTCTAACTGGCCTTGTGGTTTTTCATCAACTTGATGTCACAGATCATGCAAGTATAAGatcatttgtagattttattcaTAACCAATTTGGAAAACTAGATATCTTGGTATGAAAGTTCAAATTTATCTTGTCATTCTTTCTcccttaaatttttaaaataagtaatttaatttagtgtatgtttggtttcaattttgaattttctttatttaagaTAAGTAATTCaatttagtgtatgtttggttccaaTTTTAGAGGAGTACTAAACTTGATTCTTGAGAGATGTAATATTGATTTTGACATAGTTGGATGTTCTCCAAGAAGTTACAATTTGGAGCTTTTGACACTACTACTAATTTTTAGGCTTGAATTTATTGTTTAATGTACTTTTACATGAACATATCAAAACACAATTATTTGTATTTTCGCATATATAAAAGTTCATACATGAAAAGGACTATTATATGAAGGTAAGAGCGATGCTAAAATCACTTGTTATTTTGATGCTGATGGGTCGGATCACCTTGGGTTGGATTCACTTTCTAGATATATTGTGTTCTTATTGGAGAGAATATGATATCATCGAGAAGCAAGAAACAAAGTAGGGATGCACTAAAACATATACGTGACAATCAAGTTCCACATTACATTCAATTTGGTTTTTAAAGAACCAACCATTGTAAGAGACTGCATTTTTATAAAGAAGAGACAATATTATTCTCTCCATGATCCGCTAAGACGTCTGCTATCATGATCAggccatccaccatttatatttgTGCACCATTTATATCCTTTGTCCCAAATCAATGGTGTTGGGCGCGGggatgtgttaagaagtctcatgTCGGTTGTGAGATAgcctaaatatatttttataataaagaggcaatcctcaccttataagccAGTTTTGTAGTTCGAATTATGTCCAATTCTTAATTATAAGAATTGGTTATTATTAAATGGTTCTGTTTGTGGGAGATATTTTATGTAGTTCATCTTGAATGACCACTAACATTTGTAAGACACATTGTTTAGGTAAACAATGCTGGAATTCCTGGAGCACATGTGGACAGTAAGGCTATGGCTGATGCTAATGTTGTGGTATGATTTATTTTACTTAAGCTTTGAAAGGGAGAGGAAAAATATGTATTATGAagaaatatgaattttctaaaGTTATTATACGTTTCAAATTCTTCAATTCCTTCCATTTGTTTCCTtctgtttttcaaaataatttatccaAACTTGCAAACAAAGCCTTAATTAAAGTTAGTTTTAGAGGTAAATTTTGTTTAAGCACCGACCATTAATTCAAAGTAATATATACTCTTTCTGtgataaaatataagtaaaatttcaattttttagattcattgtataattaatgtatttgatctatattatatagaccatatatattaattatacaatgaacctaaaaagttgAATTTCCTCATATATTATCacgaaataatttttttttttttgagccaGGTTCAAAATAATACTATTACCAATTTGATTAGTACATCTTAATCAAGGTTTTGGTTGATTTTGTGTTTAGTACTATATGAACATTGTTTTTGGGTTACAGGAAAAAGGTGGCCAAATTGATTGGAGTAAAGTATTAACTGAGACCTATGAACAAGCTGAAGCAGGTATTAAAACAAATTACTATGGAGCAAAGGAATTAATCAAAGCACTTATTCCCCATCTCCAGCTTTCAAACTCACCAAAAATTGTCAATGTCTCCGCTTCCATGGGAAAGTTAGAGGTATGTGAAATTTCATAACCTCTGATATTTTATTAAGCtataaaaagcaacaaaattatggttcagtggtgattgacgctgaacttggtagggaggatcatgGTTCgttcccccgcaactgcgattgggaggggactgaaaccacctgatgccagaactgactccCCGAACTAGATTAGGGGGGTCCAATCGaccggatactggtggtgaaaacccaaaaaaaaaacaaaatgggAACGAGAAATTAAAGCCGTATATGTTACTTTACTTTGATCTATTTGGTTGCAGAAAATTCCAAATGGATGTCCTAAGGAAATATTAAGTGATGTTGAAAATCTTACtgaagaaaaaattgatgaagTTTTGAATAAATTTCTAAAGGATTTTAAAGAGGGTTCACTAGAAAACAAAGGTTGGCCTATTCATTTGTCTGCATACATTATCTCAAAAATTGCTCTAAATGCCTGCACAAGGGTTATGGCTAAAAAGTATCCATCAATATGCATCAATGCTGTTTGTCCTGGTCATGTGAAAACAGATACAAACAATACAGGTTATTTAACACCTGATGAAGGTGCTGAATCAATTGTAAGATTGGCATTGCTATCTGATGGTAGTTCTTCTGGTCTTTTTTTCATTAGAAATGAAGAGAAACCATTTTGATGATCAAAGATTATTTGTTGTTAGGAAACAAAATATATGATACATATTTGAAGGGGAATTATTGACTGTGAaacaattacttatttaaagTTCTCTACTTGTattgtgtaacacccaaacccattaattatatatttctacatttagtaaaatctttttcaaaatacgcggcggaaaatcaaagtttgttattatagaagttgtggttcgagtattacattcttcaatcaaaataatactaatgtagttaattagtaaaaatacttgtttatacaaatgttgaatcaactaatgtatttattagctatacaaaacaacctagataaggagactctatatacaatataaaaccccctttttcccgtgtcacaatcagagcagagcttcaccgacgactcgacatcgaataccacaaaacctgtaaatctggacccccaacggtccagcacataacacataaaagagagttagacaacatactcaaaatataagtgtaagtaaatggtacttagacacttcttcataaaaacatgcataatcatacattatacatatacctcaccatcattcatgcatattcatatatcatgcatatacttcatttatcacataatcaatcattcacaaaatacaccaaacatatagtttcacgtcgtctcggacaacaccaaacaaatatagttcgatatccttctttattggacaagccaatatccctaaatattcatgatgcatgcactcaaaactcatgaatatattcatcaacaattatggcatatagcccatcaacaataacgtggaacactatccaacgttcgtctttattaagataatca
Coding sequences within it:
- the LOC123894372 gene encoding (+)-neomenthol dehydrogenase-like isoform X2, giving the protein MAQATKRYAVVTGANKGIGFAICKQLASKGITVVLTARDQNRGLEAVQKLKQLSLTGLVVFHQLDVTDHASIRSFVDFIHNQFGKLDILVNNAGIPGAHVDSKAMADANVVEKGGQIDWSKVLTETYEQAEAGIKTNYYGAKELIKALIPHLQLSNSPKIVNVSASMGKLEKIPNGCPKEILSDVENLTEEKIDEVLNKFLKDFKEGSLENKGLGGLGWLEVFLVSILPQR
- the LOC123894372 gene encoding (+)-neomenthol dehydrogenase-like isoform X1, whose amino-acid sequence is MAQATKRYAVVTGANKGIGFAICKQLASKGITVVLTARDQNRGLEAVQKLKQLSLTGLVVFHQLDVTDHASIRSFVDFIHNQFGKLDILVNNAGIPGAHVDSKAMADANVVEKGGQIDWSKVLTETYEQAEAGIKTNYYGAKELIKALIPHLQLSNSPKIVNVSASMGKLEKIPNGCPKEILSDVENLTEEKIDEVLNKFLKDFKEGSLENKGWPIHLSAYIISKIALNACTRVMAKKYPSICINAVCPGHVKTDTNNTGYLTPDEGAESIVRLALLSDGSSSGLFFIRNEEKPF
- the LOC123896200 gene encoding ras-related protein RABB1c-like yields the protein MSYAYLFKYIIIGDSGVGKSCLLFQFTDNRFQPVHDITIGVEYGVRTITVDNTPIKLRIWDTAGQELFRSIIRSYYRGAACALLVYDITRRETFNHLASWLEDARQQANSNMVIMLIGNKSDLAKKRQVSTEEGERFAKENGLIFMEVSAKSGEKVEEAFVKSARSIYKKIEDGDFNVLDETHGIQIGYGRSYVGKNQKLPTPTLGGRRSCCT